In Populus trichocarpa isolate Nisqually-1 chromosome 16, P.trichocarpa_v4.1, whole genome shotgun sequence, a genomic segment contains:
- the LOC7458951 gene encoding DNA-(apurinic or apyrimidinic site) endonuclease, chloroplastic isoform X3, whose protein sequence is MSSKRGVSSSTKSAAASIVDDKKDSKLKGMSGDCSENVLIEESCWKVQSVEFQSIKDDPGKIEAMTVQELRATLRKFGVPAKGRKGDLVFALKHFMGKQIDGESSQELEERVSFNSLENISLQKNTKRTSDESCVVSINTVSEVSGFKQSKRRMKQSPVEDEIVKVGTEIVTTKRKLSIKTDDLVTLPQAEPWTVLSHKKPQKGWIPYNPRTMRPAPLTDGNSVKLMSWNVNGLRALLKFEGFSALELAQRENFDVLCLQETKLQEKDVDSIKQCLIDGYENSFWTCSNAKLGYSGTAIVSRIKPLSVCYGLGIPDHDSEGRVVTAEFDSFYLVNTYVPNSGDGLKRLSYRITQWDPSLSNYMKELEKSKPVILTGDLNCAHQEIDIFNPAGNKRSAGFTEEERQSFGSNFLSKGLVDTFRKQHPNVVGYTYWGYRHGGRKTNKGWRLDYFLVSESIADKVHDSYIVPDVNGSDHCPIGLVLKV, encoded by the exons ATGAGTTCTAAACGAGGTGTCTCGAGTTCAACCAAATCTGCTGCTGCTTCAATTGTTGATGACAAGAAAGATAGTAAACTTAAGGGGATGAGTGGTGATTGTAGTGAGAATGTTTTAATCGAG GAAAGTTGCTGGAAAGTCCAGTCAGTTGAATTTCAAAGTATCAAGGATGATCCAGGAAAAATAGAAGCGATGACAGTTCAGGAACTTAGAGCAACATTGAG GAAATTTGGAGTCCCTGCCAAAGGTCGTAAAGGTGACCTTGTATTTGCTTTAAAGCATTTCATGGGTAAGCAGATAGATG GTGAAAGCTCTCAGGAATTAGAAGAGCGTGTTTCCTTTAATTCTCTGGAAAATATTTCACTGCAAAAGAATACTAAACGTACATCTGATGAGAGCTGCGTTGTAAGCATTAACACTGTTTCAGAGGTTTCTGGGTTTAAACAGAGCAAGAGAAGGATGAAACAATCCCCtgttgaggatgaaattgtcaAAGTTGGTACTGAAATAGTCACTACAAAGAGGAAGCTTTCAATTAAAACCGATGATCTTGTTACTTTGCCTCAAGCTGAACCCTGGACGGTTCTTTCACATAAGAAGCCACAGAAAGGGTGGATTCCGTATAACCCCAGAACCATGAGGCCTGCACCTCTCACTGATGGAAACTCGGTGAAGCTAATGTCTTGGAATGTCAATGGGTTAAGAGCATTATTGAAGTTTGAGGGATTCTCTGCCCTTGAACTTGCCCAAAGGGAAAACTTTGATGTGTTGTGCTTGCAAGAGACCAAACTGCAG GAGAAGGATGTTGATTCCATCAAACAATGTCTGATAGATGGTTATGAGAATAGCTTCTGGACATGTAGCAATGCTAAACTTGGTTATTCTGGGACTGCAATTGTCTCTCGG ATAAAGCCCCTTTCTGTCTGCTATGGTCTAGGCATCCCAGACCATGATAGTGAGGGACGTGTTGTGACAGCAGAGTttgattcattttatttagtaaATACTTATGTTCCTAACTCTGGAGATGGCTTGAAAAGACTG TCGTACAGGATTACACAATGGGATCCATCTCTTAGCAATTACATGAAA GAGCTTGAAAAGTCAAAGCCTGTCATTTTGACTGGTGATCTGAATTGTGCTCACCAGGAGATAGATATTTTCAATCCCGCA GGAAATAAAAGAAGCGCTGGGTTTACAGAAGAAGAAAGGCAGTCATTTGGGTCAAACTTTTTATCGAAGGGACTTGTGGATACCTTCAGAAAACAGCACCCTAATGTTGTTGGGTATACCTACTGGGGTTATCGACATGGTGGACGGAAAACTAACAAAG GATGGCGGCTTGACTACTTTCTCGTGTCGGAATCCATAGCAGACAAAGTTCATGACTCCTACATTGTCCCTGATGTTAATGGGAGTGATCACTGTCCTATTGGCCTTGTTCTCAAGGTTTAG
- the LOC7483962 gene encoding uncharacterized protein LOC7483962: MNNRRRQRGEIYQHQEVQGTTRSRCRKPPPHHGSWQPTVPSWEKRFCYSVGSIPWRKLLETQRFMYLYENVVQWNDSAGEEAFHNAKNRFWAEINGLPCNISLPDPDIYIDQIDWNSNVDPELLLDLEREPKDVDETSKGEEVVIIGNPLLLNQPFSCAGWGELEEEFQKVPDLALDPGLGDFNHKVTKDDFPWEKSVTLPNEAMNEDGWGNCWNDSCGWGNSEWGANNDRKNVSDGTGGDWGTWDGQGQKREGAVRHMSRYKTSRFHGDEYPVDRGLWRHGRGRRRVNFVY, translated from the exons ATGAATAACAGGAGGAGACAGAGAGGTGAAATTTATCAACATCAAGAAGTTCAAGGGACAACAAGATCACGTTGTAGAAAACCTCCTCCTCATCATG GTAGTTGGCAGCCAACTGTTCCATCATGGGAAAAGAGATTCTGCTATTCAGTTGGTTCAATTCCATGGAGGAAGCTCCTGGAAACCCAAAGATTTATGTATCTCTATGAGAATGTAGTTCAGTGGAATGACTCTGCTGGTGAAGAGGCATTTCACAATGCTAAAAACCGATTTTGGGCAGAGATTAATGGCCTACCTTGCAACATATCACTGCCTGATCCTGATATTTATATTGATCAAATTGATTGGAACTCCAATGTTGATCCTGAATTGCTTTTAGACTTGGAGCGGGAACCGAAAGATGTTGATGAGACTAGCAAAGGGGAGGAGGTTGTGATTATTGGCAATCCTCTACTCTTGAACCAGCCATTTTCATGTGCTGGATGGGGGGAACTTGAGGAGGAATTTCAAAAGGTTCCTGATTTGGCATTGGATCCTGGACTTGGGGATTTCAACCATAAAGTCACCAAAGATGATTTTCCCTGGGAAAAGAGTGTTACTCTTCCTAATGAAGCCATGAACGAAGATGGATGGGGAAATTGTTGGAATGATTCATGCGGTTGGGGCAACAGTGAGTGGGGTGCTAATAATGACCGGAAGAATGTTAGTGATGGCACTGGTGGTGACTGGGGAACATGGGATGGGCAAGGCCAAAAGAGGGAAGGTGCTGTTCGTCACATGTCAAGGTATAAAACCTCCAGGTTTCACGGTGATGAATATCCAGTAGACCGTGGATTGTGGAGGCATGGAAGAGGGAGGAGGAGGgtaaattttgtttattga
- the LOC7458952 gene encoding uncharacterized protein LOC7458952: MARKRASKPTTTTEDTITTTKEAILTNNKETKRPQETNNDQPIAPPKKGFIFKLSLLLIAPYFYLLFFHYQIQHDLIKPILINAGLSLVGFFLTVKMIPVASKYVLRRNLFGYDINKKGTPQGTVKVPESLGIVVAVVFMVLTIVFQFFTFAPDSIWLVEYNAALASICFMTLLGFIDDVLDVPWRVKLVLPSIAALPLLMAYAGHTTIIIPKPLIPYVGLKLLDLGFIYKIYMWFLAIFCTNCINIHAGINGLEVGQTVVIASAILIHNVMQIGASADPEYQQAHAFSVYLVQPLLATSMALLSYNWYPSSVFVGDTYTYFAGMTMAVVGILGHFSETLLIFFLAQVLNFLLSVPQLFGFRHCPRHRLPRFDPQTGLLTGTDDGTLVNFYLRMFGRKSENSLCVHLLLVQALGCCICFGLRYLLTGWYK, encoded by the exons ATGGCAAGAAAAAGAGCTTCAAAGCCAACAACGACAACAGAagacacaataacaacaacaaaagaagcAATTCTCACAAACAACAAAGAAACGAAACGTCCTCAAGAAACAAACAATGACCAACCAATTGCGCCACCAAAAAAAGGATTCATTTTCAAGCTCTCTCTTTTACTAATAGCCCCGTATTTCTACTTGCTCTTTTTTCACTACCAGATCCAACATGACCTCATAAAACCTATTCTTATAAATGCTGGTCTTAGTCTTGTTGGGTTTTTTCTTACTGTTAAGATGATTCCTGTAGCTTCTAAATATGTTTTGAGAAGGAATTTGTTTGGTTATGATATCAACAAGAAGGGCACTCCTCAAGGCACTGTTAAAGT GCCTGAGTCCTTGGGTATTGTTGTTGCGGTAGTCTTCATGGTTTTGACAATAGTGTTTCAGTTTTTTACCTTCGCGCCAGATTCCATT TGGCTTGTTGAGTACAATGCAGCATTAGCATCCATTTGCTTCATGACTCTACTCGGGTTCATAGATGATGTCCTTGATGTTCCATGGAGAGT GAAATTAGTGCTTCCATCAATTGCTGCCCTTCCTTTGTTGATGGCATATGCTGGACATACAACTATCATTATACCAAAGCCTCTTATTCCATATGTTGGGCTCAAGTTGTTGGACCTGG gatttatatataagatttacATGTGGTTTTTGGCAATTTTCTGCACAAATTGCATTAACATTCATGCTGGTATAAATGGCCTTGAAGTTGGTCAAACCGTTGTGATCGCATCTGCG attttgatACATAATGTCATGCAAATTGGAGCATCTGCGGATCCTGAGTATCAACAGGCCCATGCATTCTCTGTGTATCTTGTCCAACCCTTACTGGCAACCTCCATGGCCTTGCTTTCTTACAATTG GTATCCTTCTTCAGTATTTGTTGGAGATACATATACATACTTTGCAGGGATGACAATGGCTGTTGTTGGAATTTTAGGCCATTTTAG TGAAACActtctgattttctttttggcACAAGTATTAAACTTCCTCTTGTCAGTCCCTCAG CTTTTTGGCTTCAGGCATTGTCCACGACATCGTCTGCCTAG gtTTGATCCTCAGACAGGACTTCTTACAGGAACAGATGACGGTACACTTGTTAATTTTTACTTGAGAATGTTCGGCAGGAAGTCAGAAAATTCACTTTGCgtgcatcttcttcttgttcag GCACTCGGATGCTGCATATGTTTTGGGCTGAGGTATTTACTTACCGGTTGGTATAAATGA
- the LOC7458951 gene encoding DNA-(apurinic or apyrimidinic site) endonuclease, chloroplastic isoform X2, which translates to MNLQALQIGVKSFINLSSFAARPRSLKIGQLGSLRLRVMSSKRGVSSSTKSAAASIVDDKKDSKLKGMSGDCSENVLIEESCWKVQSVEFQSIKDDPGKIEAMTVQELRATLRKFGVPAKGRKGDLVFALKHFMGESSQELEERVSFNSLENISLQKNTKRTSDESCVVSINTVSEVSGFKQSKRRMKQSPVEDEIVKVGTEIVTTKRKLSIKTDDLVTLPQAEPWTVLSHKKPQKGWIPYNPRTMRPAPLTDGNSVKLMSWNVNGLRALLKFEGFSALELAQRENFDVLCLQETKLQEKDVDSIKQCLIDGYENSFWTCSNAKLGYSGTAIVSRIKPLSVCYGLGIPDHDSEGRVVTAEFDSFYLVNTYVPNSGDGLKRLSYRITQWDPSLSNYMKELEKSKPVILTGDLNCAHQEIDIFNPAGNKRSAGFTEEERQSFGSNFLSKGLVDTFRKQHPNVVGYTYWGYRHGGRKTNKGWRLDYFLVSESIADKVHDSYIVPDVNGSDHCPIGLVLKV; encoded by the exons ATGAATCTTCAAGCGTTGCAAATAGGGGTCAAGTCTTTCATTAATCTCTCCAG TTTTGCAGCTAGGCCAAGGAGCTTGAAGATTGGACAACTGGGTTCTTTGAGATTAAGGGTGATGAGTTCTAAACGAGGTGTCTCGAGTTCAACCAAATCTGCTGCTGCTTCAATTGTTGATGACAAGAAAGATAGTAAACTTAAGGGGATGAGTGGTGATTGTAGTGAGAATGTTTTAATCGAG GAAAGTTGCTGGAAAGTCCAGTCAGTTGAATTTCAAAGTATCAAGGATGATCCAGGAAAAATAGAAGCGATGACAGTTCAGGAACTTAGAGCAACATTGAG GAAATTTGGAGTCCCTGCCAAAGGTCGTAAAGGTGACCTTGTATTTGCTTTAAAGCATTTCATGG GTGAAAGCTCTCAGGAATTAGAAGAGCGTGTTTCCTTTAATTCTCTGGAAAATATTTCACTGCAAAAGAATACTAAACGTACATCTGATGAGAGCTGCGTTGTAAGCATTAACACTGTTTCAGAGGTTTCTGGGTTTAAACAGAGCAAGAGAAGGATGAAACAATCCCCtgttgaggatgaaattgtcaAAGTTGGTACTGAAATAGTCACTACAAAGAGGAAGCTTTCAATTAAAACCGATGATCTTGTTACTTTGCCTCAAGCTGAACCCTGGACGGTTCTTTCACATAAGAAGCCACAGAAAGGGTGGATTCCGTATAACCCCAGAACCATGAGGCCTGCACCTCTCACTGATGGAAACTCGGTGAAGCTAATGTCTTGGAATGTCAATGGGTTAAGAGCATTATTGAAGTTTGAGGGATTCTCTGCCCTTGAACTTGCCCAAAGGGAAAACTTTGATGTGTTGTGCTTGCAAGAGACCAAACTGCAG GAGAAGGATGTTGATTCCATCAAACAATGTCTGATAGATGGTTATGAGAATAGCTTCTGGACATGTAGCAATGCTAAACTTGGTTATTCTGGGACTGCAATTGTCTCTCGG ATAAAGCCCCTTTCTGTCTGCTATGGTCTAGGCATCCCAGACCATGATAGTGAGGGACGTGTTGTGACAGCAGAGTttgattcattttatttagtaaATACTTATGTTCCTAACTCTGGAGATGGCTTGAAAAGACTG TCGTACAGGATTACACAATGGGATCCATCTCTTAGCAATTACATGAAA GAGCTTGAAAAGTCAAAGCCTGTCATTTTGACTGGTGATCTGAATTGTGCTCACCAGGAGATAGATATTTTCAATCCCGCA GGAAATAAAAGAAGCGCTGGGTTTACAGAAGAAGAAAGGCAGTCATTTGGGTCAAACTTTTTATCGAAGGGACTTGTGGATACCTTCAGAAAACAGCACCCTAATGTTGTTGGGTATACCTACTGGGGTTATCGACATGGTGGACGGAAAACTAACAAAG GATGGCGGCTTGACTACTTTCTCGTGTCGGAATCCATAGCAGACAAAGTTCATGACTCCTACATTGTCCCTGATGTTAATGGGAGTGATCACTGTCCTATTGGCCTTGTTCTCAAGGTTTAG
- the LOC7458951 gene encoding DNA-(apurinic or apyrimidinic site) endonuclease, chloroplastic isoform X4 produces the protein MNLQALQIGVKSFINLSSFAARPRSLKIGQLGSLRLRVMSSKRGVSSSTKSAAASIVDDKKDSKLKGMSGDCSENVLIEESCWKVQSVEFQSIKDDPGKIEAMTVQELRATLRKFGVPAKGRKGDLVFALKHFMGKQIDGESSQELEERVSFNSLENISLQKNTKRTSDESCVVSINTVSEVSGFKQSKRRMKQSPVEDEIVKVGTEIVTTKRKLSIKTDDLVTLPQAEPWTVLSHKKPQKGWIPYNPRTMRPAPLTDGNSVKLMSWNVNGLRALLKFEGFSALELAQRENFDVLCLQETKLQEKDVDSIKQCLIDGYENSFWTCSNAKLGYSGTAIVSRSYRITQWDPSLSNYMKELEKSKPVILTGDLNCAHQEIDIFNPAGNKRSAGFTEEERQSFGSNFLSKGLVDTFRKQHPNVVGYTYWGYRHGGRKTNKGWRLDYFLVSESIADKVHDSYIVPDVNGSDHCPIGLVLKV, from the exons ATGAATCTTCAAGCGTTGCAAATAGGGGTCAAGTCTTTCATTAATCTCTCCAG TTTTGCAGCTAGGCCAAGGAGCTTGAAGATTGGACAACTGGGTTCTTTGAGATTAAGGGTGATGAGTTCTAAACGAGGTGTCTCGAGTTCAACCAAATCTGCTGCTGCTTCAATTGTTGATGACAAGAAAGATAGTAAACTTAAGGGGATGAGTGGTGATTGTAGTGAGAATGTTTTAATCGAG GAAAGTTGCTGGAAAGTCCAGTCAGTTGAATTTCAAAGTATCAAGGATGATCCAGGAAAAATAGAAGCGATGACAGTTCAGGAACTTAGAGCAACATTGAG GAAATTTGGAGTCCCTGCCAAAGGTCGTAAAGGTGACCTTGTATTTGCTTTAAAGCATTTCATGGGTAAGCAGATAGATG GTGAAAGCTCTCAGGAATTAGAAGAGCGTGTTTCCTTTAATTCTCTGGAAAATATTTCACTGCAAAAGAATACTAAACGTACATCTGATGAGAGCTGCGTTGTAAGCATTAACACTGTTTCAGAGGTTTCTGGGTTTAAACAGAGCAAGAGAAGGATGAAACAATCCCCtgttgaggatgaaattgtcaAAGTTGGTACTGAAATAGTCACTACAAAGAGGAAGCTTTCAATTAAAACCGATGATCTTGTTACTTTGCCTCAAGCTGAACCCTGGACGGTTCTTTCACATAAGAAGCCACAGAAAGGGTGGATTCCGTATAACCCCAGAACCATGAGGCCTGCACCTCTCACTGATGGAAACTCGGTGAAGCTAATGTCTTGGAATGTCAATGGGTTAAGAGCATTATTGAAGTTTGAGGGATTCTCTGCCCTTGAACTTGCCCAAAGGGAAAACTTTGATGTGTTGTGCTTGCAAGAGACCAAACTGCAG GAGAAGGATGTTGATTCCATCAAACAATGTCTGATAGATGGTTATGAGAATAGCTTCTGGACATGTAGCAATGCTAAACTTGGTTATTCTGGGACTGCAATTGTCTCTCGG TCGTACAGGATTACACAATGGGATCCATCTCTTAGCAATTACATGAAA GAGCTTGAAAAGTCAAAGCCTGTCATTTTGACTGGTGATCTGAATTGTGCTCACCAGGAGATAGATATTTTCAATCCCGCA GGAAATAAAAGAAGCGCTGGGTTTACAGAAGAAGAAAGGCAGTCATTTGGGTCAAACTTTTTATCGAAGGGACTTGTGGATACCTTCAGAAAACAGCACCCTAATGTTGTTGGGTATACCTACTGGGGTTATCGACATGGTGGACGGAAAACTAACAAAG GATGGCGGCTTGACTACTTTCTCGTGTCGGAATCCATAGCAGACAAAGTTCATGACTCCTACATTGTCCCTGATGTTAATGGGAGTGATCACTGTCCTATTGGCCTTGTTCTCAAGGTTTAG
- the LOC7458950 gene encoding glycosyltransferase-like At3g57200, protein MAGSRPTTSISQTSSANVFTSRLLLLLTLLPLTLAAFAFLLQWRGGLTDPITRWSPDHHEFPGMESTSGSIKDTVRNSGSGCTDLLGQSHSLSFPYFRDWKFGFGSDLKPKICITTSTSAGLEQTLPWIFYHKVMGVSTFFLFVEGKAASPTVSKVLETIPGVKVIYRTRELEEQQAKSRIWNETWLASFFYKPCNYELFVKQSLNMEMAIVMAREAGMDWIIHLDTDELIHPAGAREYSLRQLLSDVPGNVDMVIFPNYESSVERDDIKEPFSEVSMFKKNYDHLPKDVYFGNYKEATRGNPNYFLTYGNGKSAARIQDHLRPNGAHRWHNYMKTPNEVKLEEAAVLHYTYPKFSDLTSRRDRCGCKPTKEDVKRCFMLEFDRAAFIIASTATEEEMLHWYRERIVWTDKALNLKLLRKGILNRIYAPMVIVQRLRETGVFTSVIASAQKVLSSVTNSSTAGVASSSKIGHDGESKATARRVLQIPDNASFSSAIPPLSPPGLEGLYMEM, encoded by the exons ATGGCGGGTTCAAGACCCACCACCTCAATATCACAAACATCTTCTGCCAATGTTTTTACTTCGCGTTTATTATTACTTCTAACTCTTCTTCCATTAACCTTAGCCGCTTTTGCATTTCTTCTTCAATGGCGGGGCGGGTTGACCGACCCCATTACCCGGTGGTCTCCTGATCACCACGAGTTTCCCGGAATGGAATCTACCAGTGGGTCGATTAAGGATACGGTTAGGAATTCGGGTTCGGGGTGTACGGATCTTCTGGGTCAGAGTCattccctttcctttccttatttTCGTGATTGGAAATTCGGGTTCGGGTCGGATCTGAAACCCaag ATATGTATAACAACAAGCACCTCTGCTGGCTTAGAGCAGACTTTACCATGGATTTTTTATCACAAGGTTATGGGAgtctcaactttttttctttttgtggagGGGAAAGCTGCCTCCCCCACTGTATCTAAAGTCTTGGAAACGATTCCG GGGGTAAAAGTTATATACAGAACAAGAGAATTAGAGGAACAACAAGCTAAAAG TCGGATCTGGAATGAGACTTGGTTGGCAAGCTTCTTCTACAAACCATGTAACTACGAGCTATTTGTGAAGCAATCCCTCAATATGGAAATGGCTATTGTCATGGCAAGG GAGGCGGGTATGGACTGGATTATCCATCTTGACACCGATGAGCTCATTCATCCTGCTGGAGCTCGTGAATATTCCTTGAGACAGTTGCTCTCAGATGTGCCTGGAAATGTTGATATGGTTATCTTTCCAAATTAC GAGAGCAGTGTTGAGCGAGATGATATCAAGGAACCTTTTAGTGAg GTCTCAATGTTCAAGAAGAACTATGACCATCTTCCCAAAGATGTATACTTTGGAAATTATAAGGAAGCAACCCGTGGTAATCCAAACTATTTTCTGACATATGGGAATGGGAAATCTGCTGCTCGTATTCAAGATCATCTTCGTCCTAATGGCGCACACAGATGGCATAACTATATGAAAACACCCAA TGAGGTTAAATTGGAGGAGGCTGCTGTTCTGCATTACACATACCCTAAATTTTCTGATTTGACTTCAAGACGTGATCGGTGTGGATGCAAGCCTACAAAAGAGGATGTCAAAAGATGCTTCATGTTGGAATTCGACAGAGCT GCATTCATAATTGCTTCAACAGCAACTGAGGAGGAAATGCTTCACTG GTACCGGGAACGCATTGTGTGGACTGACAAAGCACTGAACCTGAAACTCTTGAGAAAAGGCATCCTGAACCGCATCTATGCTCCCATG GTTATTGTACAGAGACTTAGGGAAACTGGTGTTTTTACCTCTGTGATAGCATCGGCACAGAAGGTCTTGTCATCAGTTACGAACTCTTCCACAGCTGGAGTTGCTTCCTCAAGTAAGATTGGCCATGATGGAGAATCTAAGGCAACTGCAAGAAGGGTCTTGCAGATCCCTGACAACGCCTCTTTTTCTTCAGCAATTCCACCCCTATCTCCTCCTGGCCTGGAAGGTCTTTACATGGAGATGTGA
- the LOC7458951 gene encoding DNA-(apurinic or apyrimidinic site) endonuclease, chloroplastic isoform X1 has product MNLQALQIGVKSFINLSSFAARPRSLKIGQLGSLRLRVMSSKRGVSSSTKSAAASIVDDKKDSKLKGMSGDCSENVLIEESCWKVQSVEFQSIKDDPGKIEAMTVQELRATLRKFGVPAKGRKGDLVFALKHFMGKQIDGESSQELEERVSFNSLENISLQKNTKRTSDESCVVSINTVSEVSGFKQSKRRMKQSPVEDEIVKVGTEIVTTKRKLSIKTDDLVTLPQAEPWTVLSHKKPQKGWIPYNPRTMRPAPLTDGNSVKLMSWNVNGLRALLKFEGFSALELAQRENFDVLCLQETKLQEKDVDSIKQCLIDGYENSFWTCSNAKLGYSGTAIVSRIKPLSVCYGLGIPDHDSEGRVVTAEFDSFYLVNTYVPNSGDGLKRLSYRITQWDPSLSNYMKELEKSKPVILTGDLNCAHQEIDIFNPAGNKRSAGFTEEERQSFGSNFLSKGLVDTFRKQHPNVVGYTYWGYRHGGRKTNKGWRLDYFLVSESIADKVHDSYIVPDVNGSDHCPIGLVLKV; this is encoded by the exons ATGAATCTTCAAGCGTTGCAAATAGGGGTCAAGTCTTTCATTAATCTCTCCAG TTTTGCAGCTAGGCCAAGGAGCTTGAAGATTGGACAACTGGGTTCTTTGAGATTAAGGGTGATGAGTTCTAAACGAGGTGTCTCGAGTTCAACCAAATCTGCTGCTGCTTCAATTGTTGATGACAAGAAAGATAGTAAACTTAAGGGGATGAGTGGTGATTGTAGTGAGAATGTTTTAATCGAG GAAAGTTGCTGGAAAGTCCAGTCAGTTGAATTTCAAAGTATCAAGGATGATCCAGGAAAAATAGAAGCGATGACAGTTCAGGAACTTAGAGCAACATTGAG GAAATTTGGAGTCCCTGCCAAAGGTCGTAAAGGTGACCTTGTATTTGCTTTAAAGCATTTCATGGGTAAGCAGATAGATG GTGAAAGCTCTCAGGAATTAGAAGAGCGTGTTTCCTTTAATTCTCTGGAAAATATTTCACTGCAAAAGAATACTAAACGTACATCTGATGAGAGCTGCGTTGTAAGCATTAACACTGTTTCAGAGGTTTCTGGGTTTAAACAGAGCAAGAGAAGGATGAAACAATCCCCtgttgaggatgaaattgtcaAAGTTGGTACTGAAATAGTCACTACAAAGAGGAAGCTTTCAATTAAAACCGATGATCTTGTTACTTTGCCTCAAGCTGAACCCTGGACGGTTCTTTCACATAAGAAGCCACAGAAAGGGTGGATTCCGTATAACCCCAGAACCATGAGGCCTGCACCTCTCACTGATGGAAACTCGGTGAAGCTAATGTCTTGGAATGTCAATGGGTTAAGAGCATTATTGAAGTTTGAGGGATTCTCTGCCCTTGAACTTGCCCAAAGGGAAAACTTTGATGTGTTGTGCTTGCAAGAGACCAAACTGCAG GAGAAGGATGTTGATTCCATCAAACAATGTCTGATAGATGGTTATGAGAATAGCTTCTGGACATGTAGCAATGCTAAACTTGGTTATTCTGGGACTGCAATTGTCTCTCGG ATAAAGCCCCTTTCTGTCTGCTATGGTCTAGGCATCCCAGACCATGATAGTGAGGGACGTGTTGTGACAGCAGAGTttgattcattttatttagtaaATACTTATGTTCCTAACTCTGGAGATGGCTTGAAAAGACTG TCGTACAGGATTACACAATGGGATCCATCTCTTAGCAATTACATGAAA GAGCTTGAAAAGTCAAAGCCTGTCATTTTGACTGGTGATCTGAATTGTGCTCACCAGGAGATAGATATTTTCAATCCCGCA GGAAATAAAAGAAGCGCTGGGTTTACAGAAGAAGAAAGGCAGTCATTTGGGTCAAACTTTTTATCGAAGGGACTTGTGGATACCTTCAGAAAACAGCACCCTAATGTTGTTGGGTATACCTACTGGGGTTATCGACATGGTGGACGGAAAACTAACAAAG GATGGCGGCTTGACTACTTTCTCGTGTCGGAATCCATAGCAGACAAAGTTCATGACTCCTACATTGTCCCTGATGTTAATGGGAGTGATCACTGTCCTATTGGCCTTGTTCTCAAGGTTTAG